In one window of Acanthopagrus latus isolate v.2019 chromosome 15, fAcaLat1.1, whole genome shotgun sequence DNA:
- the si:ch211-223a10.1 gene encoding putative ZDHHC-type palmitoyltransferase 6 — translation MHPMPVCSVSGGDIFDCIQRGNVEQCIQFLQTDRSVLKQKGWGGFTPLHYAALHGNRAMVDLFLSNGADPNVACDAGQTAFHFGCRQGNIYIMHQMMQYGADLRLIDLQGKTSLHHAVTGGNIVAVHYLWETGMFRFSDTDKYQVTPLHLAASTGNTEVVRYLLRGQRCAIDAVDQQGATALHVAAERGGVEVCWTLLQRSGCRMLHEKSHSGLTPLDLSKQGKTFRHQQLTKLLSRYINEPIHHKPRESHVLYYWTLFFPTLSGAAILLIAAMLGGYGGISCALLFPWLARSIFTQYHRMTTYQRLPNPIYLGTLIAGLFHSLLCFYGKIMPSVWPTSALVQVSMVHFSLVIGLFCKVLTQDPGTLDRADADPRFSCIADLVENNQSPHRFCPYCELFPPDFTKHCKLCDLCIKDYDHHCLFLNRCIGRGNHRLFLLFILSMVIAHLLFVATATSYLSENTPAGGRSWSSWLTLLGEEFWVVVMMCMNALTLLWEAWLLIEQFDAIATGTTTYFRQCESSARQRSLVQRWVIVLSFLLDGRRRVGSGQTREDKTAIDI, via the exons ATGCATCCGATGCCTGTGTGCTCCGTTAGCGGCGGAGACATATTTGACTGTATACAGAGAGGAAACGTTGAACAGTGCATACAGTTCCTCCAGACCGATCGGTCGGTCCTCAAGCAAAAAG GATGGGGTGGTTTCACCCCGCTCCACTACGCTGCCCTCCATGGTAACCGCGCCATGGTTGACCTTTTCCTCAGTAATGGAGCTGACCCTAACGTGGCATGTGATGCGGGACAGACAGCCTTTCATTTTGGCTGCAG GCAGGGGAACATCTACATCATGCACCAAATGATGCAGTACGGAGCTGATTTGCGCCTCATAGACCTGCAGGGAAAAACATCACTGCATCATGCGGTCACTGGGGGCAACAT TGTTGCAGTGCATTATTTGTGGGAGACGGGGATGTTCCGGttctcagacacagacaagTACCAGGTGACACCCCTTCACCTGGCTGCAtccacaggaaacacagaggtggTCCGCTATCTGCTCAGAGGCCAG AGGTGTGCTATTGATGCAGTCGACCAGCAGGGAGCGACAGCGCTTCACGTTGCAGCAGAGAGGGGCGGAGTGGAGGTGTGCTGGACTCTGCTGCAGAGATCGGGCTGCAGGATGCTCCACGAGAAGAGCCACAGCGGCCTCACGCCACTGGACCTCAGCAAACAGGGGAAAACATTTAG aCATCAGCAACTCACCAAGCTACTGAGTCGGTACATTAATGAGCCAATTCATCACAAGCCCAGAGAGTCTCATG TTCTGTATTACTGGACACTGTTTTTTCCAACTCTGAGCGGAGCTGCCATCCTGCTAATAGCAGCCATGTTGGGAGGCTACGGAGGGATAAGCTGCGCTTTGCTCTTCCCCTGGCTGGCCAGAAGCATCTTCACACAGTACCACCGCATGACCACATACCAAAG GTTGCCCAACCCGATCTACCTGGGGACCCTCATAGCTGGCTTGTTCCATTCCCTGCTCTGCTTCTATGGAAAAATAATGCCTA GTGTGTGGCCAACCAGTGCTCTGGTCCAGGTGTCAATGGTCCACTTCTCCCTGGTCATCGGTCTGTTCTGTAAGGTTCTGACTCAGGACCCGGGGACACTGGACAGAGCAGATGCAGATCCGCGGTTCTCCTGTATCGCTGACCTGGTGGAGAACAACCAGAGCCCCCACAGGTTCTGTCCCTACTGTGAG TTGTTTCCACCTGACTTCACTAAACACTGCAAGCTGTGTGACCTGTGCATCAAAGACTACGACCACCACTGCCTTTTCCTCAACCGTTGCATCGGCCGGGGGAACCACcgccttttcctcctcttcatcctctccatgGTGATTGCCCACCTTCTCTTCGTTGCCACGGCGACGAGTTACCTGTCTGAGAACACGCCTGCGGGCGGCCGCAGCTGGTCCTCGTGGCTCACGCTGTTAGGAGAGGAATTCTGGGTCGTGGTCATGATGTGCATGAACGCGCTGACGCTCCTTTGGGAGGCGTGGCTACTCATCGAGCAGTTCGATGCCATCGCCACCGGAACGACCACCTACTTCAGACAGTGTGAGAGCTCGGCACGACAGAGGTCACTGGTGCAGCGCTGGGTCATAGTGCTGTCGTTCCTGCTGGACGGTCGGAGACGAGTGGGCAGCGGCCAAACAAGAGAGGACAAAACTGCCATAGACATTTGA